A portion of the Thermococcus sp. EP1 genome contains these proteins:
- a CDS encoding helix-turn-helix domain-containing protein: MRLVIDPHILRSLHRSELRKKILFYLHEIYPSSTYLSEIARIVRSDPSNVKGALVGMGNRYNGDSSLVYLGLVEEINHNGFRYYKLTEHGKKVVEFLKTYQSYYSRFM; encoded by the coding sequence TTGAGATTAGTAATTGATCCTCACATCTTACGATCATTACACAGGAGTGAACTAAGGAAGAAGATACTTTTCTACTTACATGAGATTTACCCCTCTTCCACATATCTCTCTGAAATTGCTAGAATCGTTAGGTCAGATCCTTCCAACGTAAAAGGAGCTTTAGTTGGTATGGGAAACCGCTATAACGGAGATAGTTCCTTAGTCTATCTTGGTTTGGTAGAAGAAATTAACCACAATGGATTTCGGTATTACAAACTTACTGAACATGGGAAAAAAGTTGTTGAATTTCTAAAAACTTATCAATCATATTATAGTAGATTTATGTGA
- a CDS encoding bifunctional 2-polyprenyl-6-hydroxyphenol methylase/3-demethylubiquinol 3-O-methyltransferase UbiG yields the protein MEDLIKQFDFNLSTFIDFSFFNVVKIGLELGVFKELDKTKTLEDILNLIDVKNKAYLRSLLSAYYELGILEATGTELSPKRFLRTFTLEYEKLRDIIPEWINIQDEIVRMANYAFLSFENSKVMMDFDKDSDFWDIRLSNPLNKLYREIIVRAGGLRDGMRVLDLGCGSVSPIELGKHVGPNGEYVGIDFSPGLLSIAQQRVRELGMDWVFLRELDITNAIPKRKYDRVIMSFVLEYLPEVHRIIIKALNFVDEGGKLIIVEPFRENFENIAAWEFFEKLTKEFRRFPRKSEILDALEYYGKDAKVKEYGKSVLVLEPTL from the coding sequence ATGGAAGATCTAATAAAACAATTCGATTTCAACCTCTCAACTTTTATTGACTTTTCGTTCTTTAATGTAGTCAAAATTGGATTGGAACTAGGCGTTTTTAAGGAACTAGACAAAACTAAAACCCTTGAAGATATTTTAAACTTAATAGATGTCAAAAATAAAGCCTACTTAAGATCACTACTAAGTGCATATTATGAGTTAGGAATTCTAGAAGCTACGGGGACTGAATTAAGCCCCAAAAGGTTCTTACGTACTTTTACCCTTGAATATGAGAAATTACGAGATATTATTCCAGAATGGATTAACATACAAGATGAGATCGTCAGAATGGCAAATTACGCATTTTTATCTTTCGAGAATTCTAAAGTGATGATGGACTTTGACAAAGACTCAGACTTCTGGGACATTCGACTTTCGAACCCATTAAACAAGTTATATAGAGAAATAATCGTTAGGGCTGGTGGACTTAGAGATGGAATGAGGGTCCTTGATCTTGGTTGCGGCTCGGTCTCACCGATAGAACTCGGAAAACATGTTGGTCCAAATGGAGAGTATGTTGGGATTGACTTTTCCCCAGGATTACTAAGCATAGCCCAACAAAGGGTAAGAGAACTTGGTATGGATTGGGTGTTCTTAAGAGAGCTTGACATAACAAATGCCATACCTAAAAGAAAGTATGACAGAGTTATAATGAGTTTTGTTCTCGAGTATCTTCCTGAAGTCCACAGAATCATTATAAAGGCTCTGAATTTCGTGGACGAAGGAGGGAAACTAATAATTGTAGAACCATTTAGAGAGAATTTTGAAAACATAGCTGCATGGGAGTTTTTTGAAAAACTCACGAAGGAGTTTAGAAGATTCCCAAGAAAATCCGAGATTCTTGATGCTCTTGAATACTACGGAAAGGACGCAAAAGTTAAGGAATACGGAAAATCGGTTCTTGTGCTCGAACCCACACTATAA
- a CDS encoding flagellin, whose translation MKPIFGKKRGAVGIGTLIVFIAMVLVAAVAAAVLINTSGYLQQRAEATGRQTTKEVASGLKIDKVVGYAPSANNITMLAIQVSLNAGSEPIDLNQTKLYLDDGATQVVLAYAGSAAANISGSMFDTTSSAWGTAVDAQHFGILIVQDADGSLSGSIPTLTAGDIAILTVDANDVFGGIEPRTTLTIEVRPEFGSPGYTRVVTPTAYGLSTNDKIVDLK comes from the coding sequence GTGAAGCCTATTTTTGGTAAGAAGAGAGGTGCCGTTGGTATTGGCACCTTGATAGTCTTCATAGCCATGGTTTTAGTAGCTGCAGTAGCCGCAGCAGTACTCATCAACACCAGCGGCTACTTGCAACAAAGAGCAGAAGCCACAGGAAGACAAACAACAAAGGAAGTTGCTAGTGGTTTGAAGATTGACAAGGTAGTTGGTTATGCTCCAAGTGCCAACAACATAACTATGTTAGCAATTCAAGTTTCACTCAATGCAGGAAGTGAGCCTATAGATCTCAACCAAACTAAGTTATACCTTGATGACGGAGCTACACAGGTAGTTCTAGCCTACGCAGGTAGTGCCGCTGCTAACATCTCAGGGAGCATGTTTGATACCACCTCAAGTGCATGGGGAACAGCTGTTGATGCCCAACACTTTGGAATTCTTATAGTACAAGATGCAGACGGATCATTAAGCGGTAGTATACCAACCTTAACAGCTGGAGACATTGCAATTTTAACAGTTGATGCAAATGATGTCTTTGGTGGTATAGAACCAAGAACAACTCTAACTATTGAGGTCAGACCAGAATTTGGTTCCCCAGGATATACAAGAGTTGTAACTCCAACTGCTTATGGACTAAGCACAAACGACAAGATTGTTGACCTCAAGTGA
- a CDS encoding flagella accessory protein C, which yields MSFSYLKEKFKKKPEKDEKEEIYQLELALSEGNVQENPKEQKEDEEKITLIMNRLNEIENDLPRIKVNIDTLKSQIQELREEIEKLDKTIKDVMMLYEVVSQEINPFRDLDSENPIVKEIHELKQDLEDIRKEIAQIKGDLKLLAYHGVDLDRIIYEAISEGET from the coding sequence ATGTCATTCAGTTATTTGAAAGAGAAGTTCAAGAAAAAGCCAGAAAAAGATGAAAAAGAAGAAATCTACCAACTAGAACTTGCCCTAAGTGAAGGAAACGTTCAAGAAAACCCAAAAGAGCAGAAAGAAGATGAAGAAAAAATTACCCTCATAATGAACAGACTTAACGAGATTGAAAACGACCTGCCAAGAATTAAGGTCAACATCGACACTTTGAAGTCCCAAATCCAAGAACTAAGGGAGGAAATAGAAAAGCTTGACAAAACTATCAAAGATGTCATGATGCTCTATGAAGTAGTATCACAAGAGATCAACCCCTTTAGAGATCTGGATAGTGAAAACCCAATAGTAAAAGAAATACACGAACTAAAGCAAGATCTCGAAGATATTAGAAAAGAAATAGCACAGATAAAAGGAGACTTGAAACTCCTTGCCTATCACGGGGTAGACCTCGACAGGATAATATACGAAGCAATCTCGGAGGGAGAAACATGA
- a CDS encoding FlaD/FlaE family flagellar protein, producing the protein MITENEIDSKLQMLQGKVPNVLIKDLKDKLVSKMDILTPEQVDLIINRVLENYSSQAERLRRLDKRVEEIGKYLEEIRRHLIGKTAPHKEFNENFERAPERIPEVEHQEEIKSYDPPKIELIENNRSGEEEILTEEFQIPKDVREALISPTKMRARLEHLPNDTVSTMIALKWLGFLIERAGMLNLENVLEFYYTIGWISEEVLESLLKYANGTRPHQREPNWKPDDKLTIQDHLISLLFIERLRGTKITPEVLNSLERELKMMNKILEHVYGV; encoded by the coding sequence ATGATAACCGAGAACGAGATAGACAGTAAACTTCAGATGCTACAGGGAAAAGTACCTAATGTCCTTATCAAGGACTTAAAAGACAAATTAGTTTCAAAAATGGACATCTTAACACCAGAGCAAGTGGATCTAATCATAAACAGGGTCCTCGAGAACTATTCAAGTCAAGCAGAAAGGCTCAGAAGGTTAGACAAAAGAGTGGAAGAGATTGGAAAATACCTAGAGGAAATAAGAAGACATTTAATAGGCAAAACAGCGCCTCATAAAGAATTTAATGAAAATTTCGAGAGAGCTCCAGAAAGAATTCCTGAAGTTGAACACCAAGAGGAAATTAAAAGTTATGATCCCCCAAAGATTGAATTAATTGAAAATAATAGGAGTGGGGAGGAAGAAATCTTGACTGAAGAATTTCAAATTCCGAAAGATGTGAGAGAAGCCCTAATAAGTCCAACAAAAATGAGGGCAAGATTAGAACATCTTCCAAATGACACTGTTTCAACAATGATAGCACTGAAATGGCTAGGTTTCCTCATCGAAAGAGCGGGAATGCTGAATCTAGAAAATGTCCTTGAGTTTTACTATACAATCGGGTGGATCTCCGAAGAAGTATTGGAAAGCCTATTGAAGTATGCAAATGGGACTAGACCTCACCAGAGAGAACCAAACTGGAAACCAGATGACAAACTTACGATTCAAGATCACTTAATATCACTCCTATTCATTGAACGCCTAAGAGGTACCAAAATAACTCCAGAAGTCCTGAACTCTCTAGAAAGAGAACTTAAGATGATGAATAAGATCCTTGAACATGTGTATGGTGTTTAA
- a CDS encoding flagellar protein G, translating into MASSVISEIILFIVSLLVAGTIAGGLYIVTQDLADGISTRGATIAQNLRVDFTIINDPENIPVLGGAYVFYIKNTGSEEFSFTSSTIIVFIDGNLIPPSNLTLTPSTLYPYDVGELRISTTLSSGYHKLVVVIESGKQREFVFKI; encoded by the coding sequence ATGGCGAGCTCAGTAATTTCAGAAATAATCCTTTTCATTGTTTCCCTCCTTGTCGCAGGAACAATAGCTGGAGGTCTTTATATAGTGACCCAAGACTTAGCGGATGGTATCAGCACTAGAGGAGCAACAATAGCCCAAAATCTTAGAGTGGACTTCACGATAATAAATGATCCAGAGAATATTCCCGTCTTGGGTGGAGCTTATGTGTTTTATATTAAAAACACTGGGAGTGAAGAGTTCTCCTTTACAAGCAGCACTATTATTGTCTTTATTGATGGGAACCTCATTCCTCCTTCAAATCTCACGCTGACACCATCTACCCTTTATCCCTATGATGTCGGCGAGTTGAGAATAAGCACTACTCTTTCCTCTGGCTACCACAAACTCGTTGTGGTCATTGAAAGTGGAAAACAGCGTGAATTTGTATTTAAAATCTGA
- a CDS encoding ATPase domain-containing protein, whose protein sequence is MARLLKMQIPNDELHRRLGGGIPSGSIIFIEGDRGTGKSIFSQRLAYGFLKNDIQVSYVSTQLTTPEFINQMESLGYSVIPFLIKRKLLFVSLYPLLSSVSKRGKFLPRFLSEERLWERDVIVIDSLPSILPPKIDEETLRQFTEHLKKLSALNKAIILTASPSDLDSSVLSILEEIATMLIRLQVKVFGGDLKNSATIVKYNNAMGIFQKIIPFRVEPKAGFIVEIAAVV, encoded by the coding sequence ATGGCCCGCTTACTTAAAATGCAGATCCCAAATGATGAGCTTCACAGACGACTAGGTGGAGGAATACCCTCTGGGAGTATAATATTTATAGAGGGGGACAGGGGGACTGGAAAGTCTATATTCTCCCAGAGACTCGCTTATGGATTTCTAAAAAATGATATTCAAGTTAGTTATGTTTCTACCCAACTCACAACCCCTGAATTTATAAACCAAATGGAATCACTGGGATATAGTGTAATCCCCTTTCTGATAAAGCGAAAACTTCTTTTTGTGTCGTTATATCCTCTTTTGAGCAGTGTTTCTAAAAGAGGAAAGTTTTTACCAAGATTCTTGAGTGAGGAACGATTATGGGAAAGAGATGTTATTGTCATAGATTCACTACCTTCCATTTTACCTCCAAAAATAGATGAGGAGACTTTAAGACAGTTTACAGAACACCTCAAAAAATTAAGTGCTCTTAACAAGGCCATAATATTAACAGCGAGCCCAAGTGACCTCGATTCTTCTGTACTCTCGATTTTAGAAGAAATAGCTACAATGCTCATAAGATTGCAGGTCAAAGTATTCGGAGGAGATTTGAAAAATTCTGCCACTATCGTGAAGTATAACAATGCTATGGGAATTTTTCAGAAGATAATTCCATTTAGAGTAGAGCCTAAAGCAGGATTTATAGTGGAGATAGCTGCGGTGGTGTAG
- a CDS encoding type II/IV secretion system ATPase subunit, whose product MAEISRETLETAMARNPHLREYVEKFTKKYGKVPEFYTQLSRNMKEIKYPNIIYPVGDPLFVHIYGDPKTERRYIVIEPRLQNTEERVKYEVVKEKILELAPSKVIPENREEFEIFLDQLYNEALQKINNKGFFSRKSVKLTQIEIEKFRYLIKRDIVGIGPLEVLIRDPYIEDIHILGAEYVSLIHKIFDALPTNIKFESNITLADYFKALSERIGRPVSDKNPIVDGTLPDGSRINIIYSPDVSIKGPSATIRKFSATPLSVVQLVKWNTFSAEVAAYLWLALEYGMSIFVCGETASGKTTTLNSIIPFIKPQSKIFTAEDTPEVVVPHPTWQRLTTRERGPEESRVTLFDLLKAALRSRPNYIIVGEIRGAEGAIAFQAMQTGHPVMATFHAGDIKKMIQRFTGHPINVPVTFIDNLNIALFQQAVYVKGRFLRRVLNVVEIEGYYEELGGVATRSVFEWDSVSDRHIFRGMNNSYILERKIAEVAGYEDPKDIYNELFLRARIIQRMAELGITDYWDVYREIKNFYEKGIQGLSFRL is encoded by the coding sequence ATGGCTGAGATTAGCAGAGAAACCTTAGAAACCGCAATGGCAAGGAATCCACACTTAAGAGAATACGTTGAAAAGTTTACTAAAAAATATGGAAAAGTCCCAGAATTCTACACTCAACTGAGCAGGAATATGAAAGAAATAAAGTATCCCAACATAATCTATCCAGTCGGGGATCCTCTTTTTGTTCACATTTACGGAGATCCAAAAACGGAGAGAAGATACATAGTAATAGAACCCAGACTTCAGAATACAGAAGAGCGAGTAAAATATGAAGTAGTCAAAGAAAAAATTCTTGAACTTGCTCCTTCAAAGGTAATACCCGAAAACAGAGAAGAGTTTGAAATATTCCTAGACCAACTGTATAATGAGGCCCTCCAGAAGATTAATAATAAGGGTTTTTTCTCTAGAAAGAGCGTTAAACTAACGCAAATAGAAATTGAGAAATTTAGATACCTCATAAAAAGAGATATTGTAGGAATTGGGCCATTAGAGGTCCTTATTAGAGATCCATATATTGAAGATATTCACATATTGGGTGCCGAATATGTATCTTTAATTCACAAGATCTTTGATGCTTTACCCACTAATATAAAATTTGAGAGTAATATCACATTGGCTGATTATTTCAAGGCCTTAAGTGAAAGAATTGGAAGACCTGTTAGTGACAAAAACCCCATTGTTGATGGAACACTTCCAGATGGATCAAGAATCAACATAATATACAGCCCAGACGTTAGTATAAAAGGGCCCTCAGCCACAATAAGAAAATTCTCTGCTACACCCCTAAGTGTTGTCCAACTTGTAAAGTGGAATACATTTTCTGCAGAAGTCGCGGCATACTTATGGCTTGCGCTTGAATATGGTATGAGTATTTTCGTATGTGGGGAAACAGCAAGTGGAAAAACCACCACTTTAAACTCTATCATTCCTTTCATCAAGCCCCAATCAAAGATTTTTACCGCTGAAGACACTCCTGAGGTTGTTGTTCCTCATCCTACTTGGCAAAGACTTACAACAAGAGAAAGAGGACCCGAGGAAAGCAGAGTTACACTTTTTGATCTTTTGAAAGCAGCATTGAGATCAAGACCAAATTATATCATTGTGGGTGAGATCAGAGGTGCAGAGGGTGCAATTGCTTTTCAAGCCATGCAAACGGGCCATCCAGTCATGGCAACGTTTCACGCCGGCGATATAAAGAAGATGATACAACGTTTTACCGGGCATCCAATAAACGTTCCTGTGACTTTTATAGATAACTTGAATATTGCTCTCTTTCAACAGGCTGTATATGTTAAAGGGAGGTTCTTAAGAAGAGTTCTCAACGTTGTTGAGATTGAGGGCTATTATGAGGAGCTTGGAGGAGTAGCAACAAGGAGTGTGTTTGAATGGGATTCTGTGAGTGATAGACATATATTCAGAGGTATGAACAACTCATATATCCTCGAGAGAAAAATTGCTGAAGTTGCTGGTTATGAAGATCCAAAGGACATTTACAACGAGCTATTTCTAAGAGCCAGGATAATCCAGAGAATGGCAGAACTTGGAATAACCGACTATTGGGATGTCTATAGAGAGATAAAGAACTTCTATGAAAAGGGCATTCAAGGATTAAGCTTTAGATTGTAG
- the flaJ gene encoding archaellar assembly protein FlaJ produces the protein MAREKASIFIQADLDMKRYARKVLLPSIAGSVILFIVFSLVPRFVTISRVIRIALYAIPILPLVYAIMHPYSMASGKKVKINSKIPYFVTYFAVLSTSEVGRNELIHTLAKEKVLEPISRDMEKIYHLIAKFNRGMPEAFRFLAKRTPSKVFSDFLERLAYSLDSGVELREYLLQEQKIVMDDYQTFYEGALYDLDVFKEVYSSLIISVVFMVTFIIIGPIITGQDLVTLTIFTFILVMVVEIGVLILIKHKMPEDNIWAHNAMNPERKEKLIRAILLSIAGTAIVGTLYFFVIRARFDVPIEIAIALFVTPIAYIGYVLSKEEEDILIKDENFPAFMRSLSSSLAASGVSMALVLKYLSSHDFGSLTKDIRNLNKRISLKIDDTKSWKYFVSETGSWLIDIFSDIFRKSLHLGADPDYVGKVISSNFERLLRLRRKRKQNVASFKGVIYGVTGAFAFSVAAAFQVAVYMTHLFSSVQLQGEFIQDILFVPSPEGLQLTNYILISILLVHSLISAFSIKIADGGHLGIALYYFVMLTWMSAIGLYLGEFIMGKMMTFSSILLPLLGVGT, from the coding sequence ATGGCAAGAGAAAAAGCCAGCATATTTATCCAAGCTGATTTGGATATGAAGAGGTATGCAAGAAAAGTATTATTGCCCAGCATAGCTGGGAGTGTCATTCTTTTCATAGTTTTCTCACTTGTTCCCAGATTTGTTACAATTTCACGGGTAATTCGAATTGCTCTTTATGCGATTCCCATTCTTCCTCTAGTTTACGCAATCATGCACCCTTACTCAATGGCAAGTGGGAAAAAAGTAAAAATAAATTCAAAAATCCCTTATTTTGTAACCTATTTTGCGGTACTTTCCACTAGTGAAGTTGGAAGAAATGAACTTATACACACATTAGCAAAGGAGAAGGTTTTAGAGCCTATTTCAAGAGATATGGAAAAAATCTACCATTTAATAGCAAAGTTTAATCGTGGAATGCCTGAAGCGTTTAGATTTTTGGCTAAGAGAACACCAAGTAAGGTCTTCTCAGACTTTCTAGAGAGACTCGCGTACTCCTTAGATAGTGGTGTAGAGTTAAGAGAATATCTACTCCAAGAGCAGAAAATTGTGATGGATGACTACCAAACATTCTATGAAGGAGCACTTTACGACTTGGACGTCTTTAAGGAAGTTTATAGCTCTCTAATAATTTCTGTAGTATTTATGGTGACCTTTATTATTATAGGGCCGATTATTACTGGGCAAGATCTAGTAACCCTCACAATTTTTACATTTATACTTGTTATGGTTGTGGAAATAGGGGTCTTGATTTTGATAAAACATAAAATGCCAGAAGATAATATATGGGCCCACAATGCAATGAATCCAGAACGAAAAGAGAAATTAATACGAGCTATCCTACTCTCTATCGCTGGAACGGCCATTGTTGGAACCTTATACTTTTTTGTAATAAGAGCAAGATTTGATGTACCAATAGAAATCGCCATTGCTTTGTTTGTGACCCCAATAGCATATATCGGATATGTACTCTCAAAAGAAGAGGAAGACATTCTGATAAAAGATGAGAACTTTCCAGCATTTATGAGAAGCTTAAGTTCGTCTCTAGCAGCAAGCGGAGTATCTATGGCATTAGTTCTGAAATATTTGAGCTCTCACGATTTTGGAAGCCTTACTAAAGATATCCGAAACTTGAACAAAAGAATTTCCCTCAAGATAGACGATACCAAATCATGGAAATACTTCGTCTCAGAGACCGGAAGCTGGCTCATAGATATCTTCTCAGACATCTTTAGAAAGAGCTTACACCTAGGAGCAGACCCCGATTATGTAGGAAAGGTCATTTCTAGTAACTTTGAAAGACTTCTGAGACTTAGAAGAAAAAGAAAACAGAACGTGGCCAGTTTTAAAGGGGTTATCTACGGAGTTACTGGAGCTTTTGCCTTTTCCGTCGCGGCAGCATTTCAAGTTGCAGTTTACATGACCCACCTTTTCTCAAGTGTCCAGCTACAAGGAGAGTTCATTCAAGACATACTTTTTGTCCCAAGCCCAGAAGGACTCCAACTAACAAATTACATCCTTATCTCTATCCTCCTAGTTCATTCCTTAATTTCAGCATTCTCAATAAAAATTGCAGATGGAGGGCACCTAGGAATAGCTCTCTATTATTTTGTTATGCTCACATGGATGTCCGCAATAGGTCTCTATCTTGGGGAGTTCATAATGGGTAAAATGATGACATTTTCAAGTATTTTACTTCCTCTACTGGGGGTGGGAACGTGA
- a CDS encoding DUF257 family protein — protein sequence MKTDIIWDSLKFGETVLLEHDSLMFPYKELAELIVWSKKRGYTLVIEDVLDTLYTYKSQMELAGIDSKILDNIKVLKTGGRLEVGNVMRRFQVSDILSLIKEFEMNYEHILSRIEHATVPIVGLDKLFLLAESKLEILALVNTLARYAGSRKRTAFYFINTAVLMNSIPYVVPLLEELASTVIKIYKDDEKTFEIMKSTNNRVWKALQMIKQ from the coding sequence ATGAAAACAGACATTATTTGGGATTCACTAAAGTTTGGAGAGACAGTGCTTTTAGAGCATGATTCCCTGATGTTCCCATACAAAGAGCTTGCTGAGTTAATAGTGTGGAGTAAAAAAAGAGGCTATACACTGGTTATTGAAGATGTCCTCGATACTCTTTACACGTACAAGAGTCAGATGGAACTTGCAGGTATAGACTCCAAAATCTTAGATAATATAAAAGTGCTTAAAACTGGAGGGAGATTAGAAGTAGGGAACGTCATGAGACGGTTTCAGGTTAGTGATATACTATCATTAATAAAAGAATTTGAAATGAACTATGAACATATTCTCTCCCGAATAGAACACGCAACAGTCCCCATAGTTGGACTCGACAAACTGTTTTTACTAGCTGAATCTAAGCTAGAGATCCTAGCCCTAGTAAATACACTTGCTAGATATGCTGGAAGTAGGAAAAGAACTGCCTTTTATTTTATTAACACTGCTGTGCTAATGAATAGCATCCCCTATGTGGTTCCACTATTAGAAGAATTAGCCAGTACTGTGATCAAAATCTATAAAGACGACGAGAAAACTTTCGAAATCATGAAATCTACAAACAATAGAGTATGGAAAGCACTCCAAATGATCAAACAATAA
- a CDS encoding AEC family transporter produces the protein MNIYEMLGLIIIGFILKRVIKSEKLFVYLNKIAIQLLLTFYIFSSVAAKDLEYLIRIKLVFVYVFLIITINLVSSYFYARFFVRDNKWKGALIILSTYPNTVAMGFPIASLFLDDLTPVVLYASIHTLIIIPLATFLAAHYSSGKASLKESLLRALKFPPTSANLLALGFVFLDIKLPTTILTVMNQVGWWSIPIILIYFGSRVNLQKFELRKLLEVSTFRTFIPFIFVFLTLKAPSEIFYAVLVEATMPPAIIANAILAHYGLREEEGIGVTIVLTLMVLILFLVFRVIV, from the coding sequence ATGAACATTTACGAAATGCTTGGTTTAATCATTATCGGGTTTATCCTTAAGAGGGTGATAAAATCAGAAAAGCTATTTGTTTATCTTAATAAAATCGCCATCCAACTACTTTTGACATTTTATATCTTTTCAAGTGTTGCGGCAAAGGATTTGGAGTACCTCATACGGATTAAGCTTGTTTTTGTTTATGTATTTTTGATCATTACTATAAACCTGGTGTCTTCGTACTTTTATGCAAGATTTTTTGTAAGAGACAACAAGTGGAAAGGTGCATTGATAATTCTATCCACATACCCAAATACTGTGGCCATGGGGTTCCCGATAGCTAGTTTGTTTCTGGATGATCTAACTCCAGTAGTACTTTATGCTAGTATCCATACATTGATAATTATCCCTCTTGCTACATTTCTGGCGGCTCACTACTCTAGTGGAAAAGCCTCATTAAAGGAAAGTCTCTTAAGAGCGTTAAAATTCCCTCCTACAAGTGCCAACCTTTTGGCTCTTGGTTTTGTATTTTTAGATATTAAATTGCCTACTACTATCTTAACAGTCATGAATCAAGTTGGCTGGTGGAGTATTCCGATTATCTTGATATACTTTGGGTCTCGAGTAAACCTCCAGAAATTTGAATTAAGGAAGTTACTCGAAGTTAGCACGTTTAGAACATTCATTCCATTTATATTTGTCTTCTTGACTTTAAAAGCACCATCTGAGATATTTTATGCAGTTCTTGTAGAGGCTACAATGCCTCCAGCCATAATAGCCAATGCAATTTTAGCCCATTATGGGCTTAGGGAAGAAGAGGGCATAGGAGTTACAATTGTCTTGACTTTGATGGTTTTAATACTCTTTCTAGTCTTTAGAGTTATTGTTTGA
- a CDS encoding cupin domain-containing protein: MKGEIGKLIDRGSYKKMPLFEGELPEGSFAQIVEIKPKQEVPRHYHERQYELFYIISGEARLGIGEREYSARAGDIYLVKPKTIHWVVNDKNEPFRLFVVKLEYYGEDSVWLKG; encoded by the coding sequence ATGAAAGGTGAGATTGGAAAACTTATAGATAGAGGAAGTTACAAGAAAATGCCTCTCTTTGAAGGGGAACTTCCGGAAGGAAGTTTTGCTCAGATAGTGGAGATTAAGCCTAAGCAAGAAGTTCCTAGGCACTATCATGAAAGGCAGTATGAGCTCTTTTACATCATAAGTGGTGAGGCAAGGCTGGGCATAGGAGAACGAGAATACAGTGCAAGAGCTGGTGATATTTATCTAGTGAAACCCAAAACAATTCATTGGGTTGTAAATGATAAAAACGAGCCCTTTAGGCTCTTTGTAGTAAAGTTGGAGTATTATGGAGAAGACAGTGTATGGCTTAAAGGGTAG